A genome region from Haliotis asinina isolate JCU_RB_2024 chromosome 11, JCU_Hal_asi_v2, whole genome shotgun sequence includes the following:
- the LOC137256037 gene encoding sodium/potassium/calcium exchanger 5-like, whose product MEGGVRFEERSRLTRRARQRRRLVKLALIACVYVLSVAVTTSVRVIAGEKEEVITQEDEYSEHRVRRDADLGEEEKNCTPRSVDNFFGNFFTLKQTQDGGFVLHLLIAIYLFASLAIICDDYFVASLELICEDLGLQEDVAGATFMAAGSSAPELFTSVIGVFFAKSDVGVGTIVGSAVFNLLFIIGVCGLLAGMVIHLTWWPVIRDTGFYLLSVLALVIVINDTEVNWYEGMTMLIMYALYIVIMYFNRPLETRAEVHFERFRQWWRKTHPKTDIKQPLIAGKKTAEKKTENAGEAETTFTDDAVCHSVEEQHHEKEYESPWTVPDGIIHRFYWFVMIPIRFMLHFTVPDCRRPGKWRKTYPLTFTLSIVWIAAFSYVMVWMVTIAGDALNIPDTVMGLTILAAGTSVPDCLSSVFVARDGFGDMAVSNSIGSNVFDILICLGLPWLLQTAAVTPGESLSISSSGLVYSSLTLLGTVVFLILSLTINRWRLNKALGVVYLVVYVVVIALTCLYELNVFGEFNPPSCPRSE is encoded by the exons ATGGAAGGAGGGGTGAGGTTTGAAGAACGGTCTAGACTCACTAGACGGGCTAGACAGAGAAGGAGACTTGTGAAACTCGCACTTattgcgtgtgtgtatgtattaagCGTTGCTGTAACCACGAGCGTCCGTGTGATAGCAGGAGAGAAAGAAGAGGTGATTACACAGGAGGATGAATATAGCGAACACAGAGTGAGGAGAGACGCCGACCTCGGAGAAG AGGAAAAAAACTGCACCCCGAGATCGGTGGACAATTTCTTCGGAAACTTCTTTACGCTGAAGCAAACACAAGATGGCGGCTTTGTCCTCCATCTTCTTATTGCCATTTATCTCTTTGCATCTCTCGCCATCATCTGCGACGACTATTTCGTGGCCTCGCTGGAGCTCATCTGTGAAG ATCTGGGTCTGCAAGAGGATGTAGCGGGGGCCACCTTTATGGCAGCAGGGAGTTCCGCCCCAGAGCTCTTCACGTCAGTCATTG GTGTGTTTTTCGCCAAAAGTGACGTGGGTGTTGGCACAATCGTGGGATCCGCTGTCTTCAACTTACTGTTCATTATAGGTGTCTGCGGGTTGCTGGCTGGTATG GTGATTCATCTCACCTGGTGGCCCGTCATCAGAGACACAGGCTTCTACCTCCTGTCTGTACTCGCCctcgtcatcgtcatcaacgACACCGAGGTCAACTG GTACGAGGGTATGACCATGCTCATTATGTACGCCCTGTATATCGTTATCATGTACTTTAACCGGCCCCTGGAGACAAGAGCTGAAGTCCACTTTGAGAGATTCCGCCAGTGGTGGAGGAAGACACACCCAAAAACGGATATAAAACAGCCTCTGATTGCTGGCAAGAAGACAGCGGAGAAAAAGACGGAGAATGCCGGCGAAGCAGAAACAACATTCACTGACGACGCCGTTTGCCACTCAGTCGAGGAACAACACCACGAAAAAG AGTACGAATCTCCTTGGACCGTGCCTGACGGAATTATTCATCGCTTCTACTGGTTTGTCATGATCCCCATTCGCTTTATGCTTCACTTCACTGTACCCGATTGTCGACGTCCCGGAAAATGGCGGAAGACGTATCCCCTGACCTTTACCTTGTCCATTGTGTGGATTGCCGCGTTCTCTTACGTCATGGTCTGGATGGTAACGATTGCAG GGGACGCCCTGAACATCCCCGACACCGTCATGGGGCTCACCATCCTCGCTGCCGGCACCAGCGTCCCTGATTGTCTGTCTAGCGTGTTTGTCGCCAGGGACG GTTTTGGTGACATGGCTGTTTCCAACTCCATCGGAAGCAACGTCTTCGACATTCTCATTTGCCTCgggttgccatggttactaCAAACAGCCGCCGTCACCCCGGGCGAATCGTTGTCAATCTCTAGCAGTGGGCTTGTGTATTCGTCCTTGACCTTGCTCGGAACTGTTGTCTTCTTGATCTTGTCCCTGACAATCAACAGATGGCGACTAAACAAGGCCCTCGGCGTCGTATACCTCGTTGTCTACGTCGTTGTCATCGCTCTGACGTGCTTGTACGAGCTGAACGTGTTTGGGGAATTCAACCCACCGTCCTGTCCTAGATCAGAATGA